The DNA segment CTTTTAAATGAGACATATGCTAAGCGCGGCAAAGATGAAATGTTTGATTTTGCCAACAATATCATGAATATTTTATTCCTGTTTTCATTTGCCATATTTATAATAGCGTGGATTTTTTCGCCTTACTTGGTAAGATTGATGGCATCGAATTTTACAGGTGAGAAATTTCAACTTGCAGTAAATTTGACAAAAATAAGCATTGTAAACATGCTGTTTTTAAGCATGTCGGCAGGCTTTACTGCTATCCTTCAGACGCTCAATGATTTTACTGCACCTGCTTTAAATGGGATTTTGATAGATATTCCGCCTATTGTGTTTATGCTGTTTTTTGCAAAGGATGGTGGCATTGTAGGCCTTACTATCTACACTACAGTCGCATTTGGACTTCAGGTGGTAAACCAGATACCATGGCTTATCAAGAACAAGTACAGGTACAGCCTGAAAATTGATTTTAAAGATCCTCGCATAGTAAGGATGCTTAAGCTTATTAGTCCTGTCATTGTGGGATTATCTGTGAACCAGATAAACATAATCATAAATACGAGACTTGCATCAGGGTTGCCAAATGGGAACATCACCGCTTTTAGCTATGCCAGCTTATTGACAGGTGCTTTTTATGGCACATTTGCCACGTCGGTTGTGACAGTCATATTTCCTACTTTGTCAAGGGAAGGAAGTACCGGCGATTATAAAGGCATGAAATCTCACATGATAAAGGCTATAAACAATATCAATATGATCATGATTCCGGTTACTTTAGGCATCATGATTTTAAGGTACCACATAATAGATATATTGTTTAAACATGGCAGGTTTAATGATTACAGTGTTGAGATTACAGCTATTGCGCTTTTGTACCTTTCAATAGGAATGATTTTTTACGGCATAAGAGATGTGTTTAATGTATCATTTTACTCCACAAATGATACGAGGACGCCTATGATAAACAGTATTTTAGGCATAGCAGTAAATATATTGATAAGCATAATACTGGTAAAATATATAGGTATCGCTGGTCTTGCCATAGGTTCGTCTGCATCTGCGGCAATTTGCGCCATGTTGTTGATGAAGGATTTTAGGAAAAAGATGGGGCCTTTTGGCGGACGCGATGTTGTAATTACCGGTGGTAAATTGGTGCTATCTTCGCTTGTGATGGGCGCGGCGGTATTTTTAATGAATAATTTTCTTTCAAGATACATGGTTGGATTTAAGATGGAATTGTTGCTTACAAGTTTGATTGTCATTATCGGCGGTGCTATATACGTTGGTATGATGCTTCTTTTAAAAGTAAAAGAGTTCAAATACTTATTTGGCATTGTGGCAAACAGGATAATTAATTTCCAAAATTAATTAAAGCTCGGCTAAAAACCGAGCTTTTTGCATATACTTTACTTTGTCAGAGTTTGCTCAGATAATTGTGAAGTGATGCCATCATGTCGTATGCATCTTCCCATTTTACGTATTTTAAATCTTTCATCTTTTCGTACGCTGTATCAGATATTAGTCCCTTTTCATGTGCTAAATTGTATAAACTACCGGTGTATTTATCAGCCTCATTTCTATATCCAGCATACGTCAAAAGTATATCCGCAGCTTCTTCCTTTGTAAGAGGTTTGTCTACAATGTATTTCTGCAGATATTGATAATTATCATCTATAAGTTGTGATTTATCTGGTATTGACCTTTTAATCATGTTTGATGCCATATAATAAAACGATAT comes from the Thermoanaerobacterium aotearoense genome and includes:
- the murJ gene encoding murein biosynthesis integral membrane protein MurJ — its product is MSNKKLFKSASIVAFITILGKFAGLLKNTVQGKVFGTTWATDAYTVSLNIPTVLYSIIGVAVSTAFIPLLNETYAKRGKDEMFDFANNIMNILFLFSFAIFIIAWIFSPYLVRLMASNFTGEKFQLAVNLTKISIVNMLFLSMSAGFTAILQTLNDFTAPALNGILIDIPPIVFMLFFAKDGGIVGLTIYTTVAFGLQVVNQIPWLIKNKYRYSLKIDFKDPRIVRMLKLISPVIVGLSVNQINIIINTRLASGLPNGNITAFSYASLLTGAFYGTFATSVVTVIFPTLSREGSTGDYKGMKSHMIKAINNINMIMIPVTLGIMILRYHIIDILFKHGRFNDYSVEITAIALLYLSIGMIFYGIRDVFNVSFYSTNDTRTPMINSILGIAVNILISIILVKYIGIAGLAIGSSASAAICAMLLMKDFRKKMGPFGGRDVVITGGKLVLSSLVMGAAVFLMNNFLSRYMVGFKMELLLTSLIVIIGGAIYVGMMLLLKVKEFKYLFGIVANRIINFQN